The Streptococcus mitis genome has a segment encoding these proteins:
- a CDS encoding DUF3278 domain-containing protein → MKKETFTEKLIKRTYGISDPLDEYKRREADRIGNQVFIILFYLMIFGNLIPLVLAYKFPQLVALVYPPLILVIALIAASYLTYQMQKTGITTIEPDMLNEKESKQLHSPGLKAGLFFGLWMFFITPLLHILIGEGQDYFHSLLTIRNGVSSILGSIFFGASIQFLISRRIAKTKKDQDED, encoded by the coding sequence ATGAAAAAAGAAACCTTTACTGAAAAACTGATCAAACGCACATACGGCATTTCTGATCCCCTTGACGAATACAAACGGCGTGAGGCCGATCGTATCGGTAACCAAGTCTTTATCATCCTCTTTTATCTGATGATTTTCGGAAATCTTATTCCACTCGTTTTAGCCTATAAATTTCCTCAACTAGTGGCTCTGGTCTATCCTCCTCTGATTTTAGTGATTGCCCTCATCGCTGCTAGCTATCTCACCTACCAAATGCAAAAAACAGGGATTACAACTATTGAACCAGATATGCTGAATGAGAAAGAAAGCAAGCAACTACATTCCCCAGGTCTTAAAGCAGGTTTGTTCTTTGGTCTATGGATGTTTTTTATAACTCCTCTTCTCCATATACTCATAGGTGAAGGTCAGGACTATTTTCATTCTCTTCTCACTATAAGAAATGGTGTATCAAGCATTCTCGGTTCTATTTTCTTCGGAGCGAGCATACAGTTCCTCATCTCCCGTCGCATTGCAAAAACTAAGAAAGATCAAGATGAGGATTAG
- a CDS encoding helix-turn-helix transcriptional regulator encodes MNRVKEFRKELGISQLELAKDIGVSRQTINMIENDKYNPTLELCLNLARSLQTDLNSLFWEDNF; translated from the coding sequence ATGAATCGTGTGAAAGAATTTCGCAAGGAATTGGGTATTTCCCAGCTCGAACTAGCCAAGGATATCGGTGTCTCGAGACAAACCATCAATATGATTGAGAACGACAAGTACAATCCAACCCTGGAACTCTGTCTCAATCTCGCCCGCAGCCTCCAAACTGACCTCAATAGTCTCTTTTGGGAGGATAATTTTTAA
- the rsmH gene encoding 16S rRNA (cytosine(1402)-N(4))-methyltransferase RsmH yields MTKEFHHVTVLLHETVDMLDVKPDGIYVDATLGGAGHSEYLLSKLSEKGHLYAFDQDQNAIDNAQKRLAPYIEKGMVTFIKDNFRHLQARLREAGVQEIDGICYDLGVSSPQLDQRERGFSYKKDAPLDMRMNQEASLTAYEVVNHYDYHDLVRIFFKYGEDKFSKQIARKIEQAREVKPIETTTELAEIIKSAKPAKELKKKGHPAKQIFQAIRIEVNDELGAADESIQQAMEMLALDGRISVITFHSLEDRLTKQLFKEASTVEVPKGLPFIPDDLKPNMELVSRKPILPSAEELEANNRSHSAKLRVARKIHK; encoded by the coding sequence ATGACAAAAGAATTTCATCATGTAACGGTCTTACTCCACGAAACGGTTGATATGCTTGACGTAAAGCCTGACGGTATCTACGTTGATGCGACTTTGGGTGGAGCGGGCCATAGCGAATATTTATTAAGTAAATTAAGTGAAAAAGGCCATCTCTATGCCTTTGACCAGGACCAGAATGCCATTGACAACGCGCAAAAACGTTTGGCACCCTATATCGAAAAAGGGATGGTAACCTTTATCAAGGATAATTTCCGTCATTTACAGGCACGTTTGCGCGAAGCTGGTGTTCAGGAAATTGATGGAATTTGTTATGACTTGGGAGTGTCTAGTCCTCAATTGGATCAGCGTGAACGTGGTTTTTCTTATAAAAAGGATGCGCCACTGGACATGCGGATGAATCAGGAAGCTAGTCTGACAGCCTATGAAGTGGTGAACCACTATGACTATCATGACTTGGTTCGTATTTTCTTCAAGTATGGTGAGGATAAATTCTCTAAACAGATTGCGCGTAAGATCGAACAAGCACGGGAAGTCAAGCCAATCGAGACAACGACTGAGTTAGCAGAAATTATCAAGTCGGCTAAACCTGCTAAGGAGCTCAAGAAGAAGGGCCATCCTGCCAAGCAGATTTTCCAGGCTATTCGGATTGAAGTCAATGATGAACTGGGAGCAGCAGATGAATCTATCCAGCAGGCTATGGAGATGTTGGCTCTAGATGGTAGAATCTCAGTGATTACCTTTCATTCACTAGAAGACCGCTTGACCAAGCAATTGTTCAAGGAAGCTTCAACGGTGGAAGTTCCAAAAGGCTTGCCTTTCATCCCAGATGATCTCAAGCCCAATATGGAATTGGTGTCCCGTAAGCCAATCTTGCCAAGTGCAGAAGAATTAGAAGCCAATAACCGCTCGCACTCAGCCAAGTTGCGCGTGGCCAGAAAAATTCACAAGTAA
- the ftsL gene encoding cell division protein FtsL — MAERIEKTSQSLQTKFKRFSRVEKAFYLSIALTTIVLAISVVFMQTKLLQVQNELTKVNAQIEEKKTELDDAKQEVNELIRSERLKEIADKKDLKLNNENIRTAE; from the coding sequence ATGGCAGAAAGAATCGAAAAAACAAGCCAGTCGCTGCAAACCAAGTTTAAGAGATTTTCACGAGTAGAGAAGGCATTTTATCTTTCGATTGCTTTGACTACAATTGTTTTAGCAATTAGCGTTGTGTTTATGCAGACAAAGCTATTACAAGTTCAGAATGAATTGACCAAGGTTAATGCTCAGATAGAAGAAAAGAAGACAGAACTCGATGATGCTAAGCAGGAAGTGAATGAATTGATTCGTTCAGAGCGCTTGAAAGAGATTGCAGATAAAAAAGATTTGAAATTGAATAACGAAAATATCCGAACAGCGGAGTAA
- the pbp2X gene encoding penicillin-binding protein PBP2X, which translates to MKQLKEKIIRFAVRNRKSPEENRRRVGKSLSLLAVVLFAVFLVNFAVIIGTGSKFGKDLVREAKKVHQTTKTIPAKRGTIYDRNGTPIAEDATSYNVYAVIDKTYKSATGKVLYVEDSQFSKVAEIFHKYLDMDESYVTEQLAQPNLKQVSFGTKGNGITYANMMAIKNDLKTAGVEGVDFTTSPNRSYPNGQFASSFIGLAQLHENEDGSKSLLGTSGLESSLNRILAGTDGVITYEKDRLGNIVPGTEQVSQQTVDGKDVYTTLSSPLQSFMETQMDAFQEKVKGKYMTATLVSAKTGEILATTQRPTFNADTKDGITKDFVWRDILYQSNYEPGSTMKVMMLAAAIDNKTFPGGEYFNSSELKLADATIRDWDVNEGLTSGGTMTFSQGFAHSSNIGMTLLEQKMGDATWLDYLNRFKFGVPTRFGLTDEYTGQLPADNIVNIAMSAFGQGISVTQTQMLRAFTAIANDGVMLEPKFISALYDPNDQSVRKSQKEVVGNPVSKEAASVTRDHMVMVGTDPTYGTMYNHSTGKATVNVPGQNVALKSGTAQIADEKNGGYLTGSTNYIFSVVSMHPAENPDFILYVTVQQPEHYSGIQLGEFANPILERASAMKESLNLQSTAKNLEQFSKITSYAMPATKDYTPGDLAEELRRNLVQPIVIGTGTKVKDSSVSEGNNLEANQQILILSDKLEEMPDMYGWTQENVQAFAKWLNIEVEWDGTGKTVQKQSVRANTAIKDIKNLKVTLGD; encoded by the coding sequence ATGAAACAATTGAAAGAAAAAATTATCCGTTTTGCCGTTCGCAACCGTAAATCACCAGAAGAAAATCGCCGAAGAGTAGGGAAGAGCTTAAGTTTATTGGCAGTCGTACTCTTCGCTGTCTTTTTGGTCAACTTTGCGGTCATTATCGGAACGGGTAGTAAATTTGGTAAAGACTTGGTCAGAGAGGCTAAGAAGGTTCACCAGACAACGAAGACCATTCCGGCGAAACGAGGAACCATCTATGATCGAAATGGAACGCCAATAGCAGAAGATGCGACTTCTTATAATGTGTATGCTGTTATTGACAAGACCTACAAGTCAGCTACTGGGAAAGTTCTTTATGTAGAAGATTCACAATTTAGTAAAGTTGCAGAAATTTTTCATAAATACCTAGATATGGATGAGTCCTATGTGACAGAACAACTTGCTCAGCCCAATCTGAAACAGGTATCGTTTGGTACAAAAGGAAATGGTATTACTTATGCCAATATGATGGCTATTAAAAATGACCTCAAGACTGCTGGTGTGGAGGGGGTTGATTTTACAACTAGTCCTAACCGCAGTTATCCGAATGGTCAGTTTGCTTCATCATTTATTGGTCTAGCACAACTTCATGAAAATGAAGATGGTAGCAAGAGTTTGTTAGGGACATCTGGTTTAGAGAGTTCTCTAAATAGAATTCTTGCGGGAACAGATGGGGTTATCACTTACGAAAAAGATCGTCTGGGAAATATTGTACCAGGTACAGAGCAAGTTTCTCAACAAACTGTAGACGGGAAGGATGTTTATACCACTCTTTCAAGTCCCTTGCAGTCCTTCATGGAAACACAGATGGATGCCTTTCAAGAAAAGGTAAAAGGCAAGTACATGACAGCTACCTTGGTCAGTGCTAAGACAGGTGAAATCCTCGCTACTACTCAAAGACCTACCTTTAATGCAGACACTAAGGATGGTATCACTAAAGACTTTGTCTGGCGTGATATCCTCTATCAAAGTAACTATGAGCCAGGGTCAACCATGAAGGTGATGATGTTGGCAGCAGCTATTGATAATAAGACTTTCCCTGGTGGAGAATACTTTAACAGTAGCGAGTTGAAACTGGCAGATGCAACCATTCGAGACTGGGACGTTAACGAAGGTTTGACGAGTGGTGGAACAATGACCTTTTCTCAAGGTTTTGCCCACTCTAGTAATATCGGGATGACCTTGCTTGAGCAGAAAATGGGAGATGCGACTTGGCTCGATTATCTCAATCGCTTTAAGTTTGGAGTGCCGACGCGTTTTGGTCTGACTGATGAGTATACAGGTCAATTGCCTGCAGATAATATTGTCAATATTGCCATGAGTGCATTTGGTCAGGGGATTTCTGTAACGCAGACCCAGATGCTACGTGCTTTTACAGCCATTGCCAATGATGGTGTTATGTTAGAGCCGAAATTTATCAGTGCCCTTTATGACCCTAATGATCAATCTGTTCGTAAATCTCAAAAAGAGGTTGTCGGAAATCCTGTATCGAAAGAAGCGGCATCAGTCACGCGTGACCACATGGTTATGGTCGGAACAGACCCTACATATGGAACTATGTATAATCATAGTACAGGCAAGGCAACTGTCAATGTTCCGGGTCAGAATGTGGCCCTTAAATCAGGGACTGCGCAGATTGCGGATGAGAAAAATGGTGGTTATCTTACAGGTTCAACAAACTACATTTTCTCAGTTGTTTCTATGCACCCAGCGGAAAATCCTGACTTTATTCTCTATGTAACGGTTCAACAACCTGAGCATTATTCAGGTATTCAACTTGGAGAGTTTGCCAATCCAATTCTTGAAAGAGCCTCAGCTATGAAAGAATCACTTAATCTTCAGTCAACTGCTAAGAATTTGGAGCAGTTTAGTAAGATTACAAGTTATGCAATGCCTGCAACTAAGGATTACACGCCGGGTGATTTAGCAGAGGAATTACGACGTAACCTTGTTCAACCAATCGTTATTGGAACAGGAACTAAGGTTAAAGATAGTTCTGTTTCTGAAGGGAATAATTTGGAAGCCAATCAGCAAATCTTAATTCTATCTGATAAGCTTGAAGAAATGCCGGATATGTATGGATGGACACAGGAAAATGTTCAAGCATTTGCCAAATGGTTGAACATTGAAGTAGAGTGGGATGGTACAGGTAAAACGGTTCAAAAACAGAGTGTTCGTGCCAATACTGCCATCAAAGATATTAAAAATTTGAAAGTAACTTTAGGAGATTAA
- the mraY gene encoding phospho-N-acetylmuramoyl-pentapeptide-transferase — MISSISAGILSFLLTVIGIPAFIQFYRKAQITGQQMHEDVKQHQAKAGTPTMGGLVFLVVAVAVSFLVALFSKQLTNNVGMILFILVLYGLVGFLDDFLKVFRKINEGLNPKQKLALQLLGGVIFYLFYERGGDMLSVFGYQVHLGIFYIIFALFWLVGFSNAVNLTDGIDGLASISVVISLSAYGVIAYVQGQMDILLVILAMIGGLLGFFVFNHKPAKVFMGDVGSLALGGMLAAISMALHQEWTLLIIGIVYVFETSSVMMQVSYFKLTGGKRIFRMTPVHHHFELGGLSGKGNPWSEWKVDFFFWGVGLLASLLTLAFLYLL; from the coding sequence ATGATTAGTTCCATTAGTGCTGGAATTCTTAGCTTTTTATTAACAGTTATTGGTATTCCAGCCTTTATCCAATTTTATCGAAAAGCCCAGATTACTGGACAGCAGATGCATGAGGATGTCAAGCAGCATCAGGCAAAAGCTGGAACTCCAACTATGGGGGGACTTGTTTTCCTTGTTGTTGCAGTTGCGGTGAGTTTCCTCGTCGCTCTTTTTTCAAAACAATTGACCAATAATGTTGGTATGATTTTGTTTATTTTGGTCTTGTATGGCTTGGTTGGTTTTTTAGATGACTTCCTCAAGGTCTTCCGCAAGATCAATGAGGGGCTAAATCCCAAGCAGAAATTGGCTCTTCAGCTTCTAGGTGGCGTCATTTTCTATCTTTTTTATGAGCGTGGGGGCGATATGCTCTCTGTCTTTGGTTACCAAGTGCATCTAGGGATTTTCTATATTATCTTCGCTCTTTTCTGGCTAGTCGGTTTTTCAAATGCAGTGAACTTGACAGACGGTATTGACGGTTTAGCGAGTATTTCCGTTGTGATTAGTTTGTCTGCCTATGGAGTTATTGCCTATGTGCAAGGTCAGATGGATATTCTTCTAGTGATTCTTGCCATGATTGGTGGTTTGCTAGGCTTCTTCGTCTTTAACCATAAGCCTGCTAAGGTCTTTATGGGAGATGTGGGAAGTTTGGCTCTCGGTGGAATGCTGGCAGCTATTTCAATGGCTCTCCACCAAGAATGGACTCTCTTGATTATCGGAATTGTTTATGTCTTTGAAACAAGTTCAGTTATGATGCAAGTCAGTTATTTCAAACTGACAGGTGGGAAACGTATTTTTCGTATGACGCCTGTGCATCACCATTTTGAGCTTGGAGGATTGTCTGGTAAGGGAAATCCTTGGAGCGAGTGGAAGGTTGACTTCTTCTTTTGGGGAGTGGGGCTTCTAGCAAGTCTTTTGACGCTAGCCTTTTTATACCTACTGTAA